A stretch of Microtus ochrogaster isolate Prairie Vole_2 unplaced genomic scaffold, MicOch1.0 UNK91, whole genome shotgun sequence DNA encodes these proteins:
- the LOC101994083 gene encoding olfactory receptor 11H4, producing MNRSATHVVTEFVLLGFPGSWKIQIFLFVLFLVVYVLTLLGNGAIICAVRCDSRLHTPMYFLLGNFAFLEIWYVSSTVPNILANILSKTKAISFSGCFLQFYFFFSLGTTECLFLAVMAYDRYLAICRPLHYPAIMTRRLCGILVSSCWLTGFLGYPIPIFSISQLPFCGSNIIDHFLCDMDPLMALSCAPAPITEFIFYAQSSLVLFSTAAYILRSYVLLLRAVLRVPSAAGRLKAFSTCGSHLVVVSLFYGTVMVMYVSPTYGISTLMQKILTLVYSVVTPLFNPLIYSLRNKDMKCALKNVLLGMKIVKAT from the coding sequence ATGAACAGATCAGCAACACATGTTGTGACTGAGTTTGTTCTCCTGGGATTCCCTGGTTCCTGGAAGATACAAATTTTCCTCttcgttttgtttttggtggtttaCGTCTTGACCTTGCTGGGAAATGGGGCCATCATCTGTGCAGTAAGATGTGACTCCCGTctgcacacccccatgtacttcctCCTGGGAAATTTTGCCTTTCTTGAAATCTGGTATGTTTCCTCCACTGTTCCTAACATACTAGCCAACATTCTCTCTAAGACCAAGGCCATCTCATTTTCAGGATGCTTCCTCCAGTTCTACTTCTTCTTTTCACTGGGTACAACTGAGTGTCTCTTCCTGGCAGTCATGGCTTATGATAGGTACCTGGCCATTTGCCGCCCATTACACTACCCTGCCATCATGACCAGGAGGCTGTGTGGCATACTAGTGTCTTCGTGCTGGCTCACTGGATTCCTTGGGTACCCAATCCCTATCTTCTCCATCTCCCAACTCCCCTTTTGTGGATCTAATATCATCGATCACTTCCTCTGTGACATGGACCCATTGATGGCTTTGTCCTGTGCCCCGGCTCCTattactgaatttattttttatgctcAGAGTTCCCTTGTCCTCTTTTCCACTGCTGCATACATCCTCCGATCCTATGTTTTATTGCTCAGGGCTGTTCTTCGGGTTCCTTCTGCAGCTGGCCGACTAAAGGCCTTCTCTACCTGTGGTTCTCATCTAGTTGTGGTATCACTCTTCTATGGGACGGTGATGGTAATGTATGTGAGTCCTACATATGGCATCTCAACTCTGATGCAGAAGATCCTTACACTTGTATATTCTGTAGTGACTCCTCTCTTTAACCCTCTGATTTACAGTCTTCGTAATAAGGACATGAAATGTGCTCTGAAAAATGTTCTGTTAGGAATGAAAATTGTTAAAGCTACATGA